In Halomarina salina, one DNA window encodes the following:
- a CDS encoding ABC transporter ATP-binding protein, which yields MNDENPFDAYRAAVERPLYRLFREYGRPRLGWFAVGMGGNFVARVASLVPPLVLGAAVDGVFGSGSYNLPLVSASAIPATQVDQFWFSVWLIAGAFVVTAVFTYVYGVAANLFAHEVMHTVRVDSFEKMQRLDMAFFDDKQTGEVMSILNNDTQNLEMFLDNALMNSARLVVMVLGIAAVLFWLNWQLALVTLVAVPLMVVATLGFMRAAEPLYAAQRSTVGDLNTRLENSLSGIELIKSSASERYEVSRVRGASRQLFDDTIAVLKLNYLYRPGMELLAGLSFAATFLVGGYWIVNGAPGPFTLSLSEGELITFLFMTQRFVTPLSEVSNIVDQYENAKASSERVFGLMDIPVRVQDAPDAVELDDVAGRVEYDGVDFAYDGERPLAPGEDGDAAAATAGAATTEAAAGTSATAGERVLHDVTFDAAPGETVAVVGPTGAGKSTLLKLLLRLYEPTGGKIRLDGHSLDAVTVDSLRRSVGYVSQDTFLFDGTIAENVEYGHFDATDEEIREAARAAEAHEFIRDLPDGYETRVGERGVKLSGGQRQRIAIARTVLQDPPVLVLDEATSAVDTETEALIQRSLDRLSEDRTTLVIAHRLSTVKNADGILVLDDGRVVERGTHEALLAEDGLYATLWGVQAGEQSPEAVVDRGDDD from the coding sequence GTGAACGACGAGAACCCGTTCGACGCCTACCGGGCGGCCGTCGAACGGCCCCTCTATCGGCTGTTCCGTGAGTACGGTCGGCCGCGACTCGGCTGGTTCGCCGTCGGGATGGGCGGGAACTTCGTCGCCCGCGTCGCCAGCCTCGTCCCGCCGCTCGTCCTCGGTGCGGCCGTCGACGGCGTCTTCGGCTCCGGTTCGTACAACCTGCCGCTGGTCTCCGCGAGCGCGATTCCCGCGACACAGGTCGACCAGTTCTGGTTCTCCGTCTGGCTCATCGCTGGCGCGTTCGTCGTGACGGCCGTCTTCACCTACGTCTACGGCGTCGCCGCCAACCTGTTCGCCCACGAGGTGATGCACACCGTCCGCGTCGACAGCTTCGAGAAGATGCAGCGCCTCGACATGGCGTTCTTCGACGACAAGCAGACGGGCGAGGTGATGTCCATCCTCAACAACGACACGCAGAACCTGGAGATGTTCCTCGACAACGCGCTGATGAACTCGGCGCGGCTCGTGGTGATGGTGCTCGGCATCGCCGCGGTGCTGTTCTGGCTCAACTGGCAGCTCGCGCTGGTGACGCTCGTCGCCGTCCCGCTGATGGTGGTGGCCACCCTCGGGTTCATGCGCGCGGCCGAACCGCTGTACGCCGCCCAGCGGAGCACCGTCGGCGACCTCAACACGCGACTGGAGAACTCGCTGTCGGGCATCGAACTCATCAAGTCCAGCGCGAGCGAGCGCTACGAGGTCTCGCGCGTCCGGGGCGCCTCCAGACAGCTGTTCGACGACACCATCGCCGTCCTCAAGCTCAACTACCTCTACCGGCCCGGGATGGAGCTGCTGGCGGGGCTCTCGTTCGCCGCGACGTTCCTCGTCGGCGGGTACTGGATCGTCAACGGGGCACCGGGGCCGTTCACTCTCTCGCTCAGCGAGGGTGAACTCATCACGTTCCTGTTCATGACCCAGCGGTTCGTCACGCCGCTGTCGGAGGTGTCGAACATCGTCGACCAGTACGAGAACGCGAAGGCCTCCTCCGAACGCGTCTTCGGCCTGATGGACATCCCGGTGCGCGTGCAGGACGCGCCCGACGCCGTCGAACTGGACGACGTGGCGGGCCGCGTCGAGTACGACGGCGTCGACTTCGCGTACGACGGGGAGCGACCGCTCGCTCCCGGCGAAGATGGCGACGCAGCCGCCGCCACCGCTGGGGCCGCCACCACCGAGGCCGCCGCTGGGACTTCCGCGACAGCGGGCGAGCGGGTCCTCCACGACGTGACGTTCGACGCCGCACCGGGCGAGACGGTGGCCGTCGTCGGGCCGACCGGTGCGGGGAAGTCGACGCTCCTGAAACTCTTGCTCCGCCTGTACGAACCGACCGGTGGGAAGATTCGCCTCGATGGCCACTCGCTCGACGCCGTCACGGTGGACAGTCTCCGTCGGAGCGTCGGCTACGTCTCCCAGGACACGTTCCTGTTCGACGGCACCATCGCCGAGAACGTCGAGTACGGTCACTTCGACGCGACCGACGAAGAGATTCGCGAGGCCGCCCGCGCCGCCGAGGCCCACGAGTTCATCCGGGACCTGCCCGACGGCTACGAGACGCGCGTCGGCGAACGCGGCGTGAAGCTCTCCGGTGGCCAGCGCCAGCGCATCGCCATCGCCCGGACCGTGTTGCAGGACCCGCCCGTCCTCGTGCTGGACGAGGCGACGAGCGCCGTCGACACCGAGACGGAGGCGCTCATCCAGCGCTCGCTCGACCGACTCTCCGAGGACCGGACGACGCTGGTCATCGCCCACCGTCTCTCGACGGTGAAGAACGCCGACGGCATCCTCGTCCTCGACGACGGCCGGGTCGTCGAGCGCGGCACCCACGAGGCCCTGCTGGCCGAGGACGGACTGTACGCCACGCTCTGGGGCGTGCAGGCCGGTGAGCAGTCGCCCGAGGCGGTCGTGGACCGCGGCGACGACGACTGA
- a CDS encoding DUF7551 domain-containing protein, whose protein sequence is MVGSSLRGIRDRLDALAGGGHFEVVCARTGRRPFPAADLRFPSRPAAEEAGRLVAQYRESLRRYDPTLAALDLIVCESVRDGRDGPSRQATVEFCHDVAGATFEALAAADHDATERAVMDHYLAAAERVPDRDALCLALLDSMATELDRRLDTADLVAVCRDAAARLPHPIHNGDPLDATLGRFRSLSLLDEYERRRGVPEEGDGDGTTRAVDVVLTGYALADDGVTTLPLVVDLLRRSDALPTVPRATPLDDRTWRLTVAFDGSPTGLTTVS, encoded by the coding sequence ATGGTCGGTTCCTCACTGCGCGGTATCCGCGACCGACTCGACGCGCTGGCAGGTGGCGGCCACTTCGAGGTGGTCTGTGCCCGGACCGGACGGCGGCCGTTCCCGGCGGCCGACCTCCGTTTTCCCTCCCGGCCCGCCGCCGAGGAGGCGGGCCGCCTCGTCGCGCAGTACCGCGAGTCCCTCCGGCGCTACGACCCGACGCTCGCCGCCCTCGACCTCATCGTCTGCGAGTCGGTCCGGGACGGCCGCGACGGTCCGAGCAGACAGGCGACCGTCGAGTTCTGCCACGACGTGGCCGGTGCGACGTTCGAGGCGCTCGCGGCCGCCGACCACGACGCCACCGAACGCGCCGTCATGGACCACTACCTCGCGGCGGCCGAACGCGTGCCCGACCGGGACGCGCTCTGTCTCGCACTTCTCGACTCGATGGCGACGGAACTCGACCGGCGACTCGACACGGCGGACCTGGTGGCGGTCTGCCGGGACGCGGCGGCGCGACTCCCACACCCCATCCACAACGGCGACCCGCTCGACGCCACGCTCGGCCGATTCAGGTCGCTGTCGCTCCTCGACGAGTACGAGCGCCGGCGAGGAGTGCCGGAAGAGGGGGACGGGGACGGAACGACGAGAGCTGTCGACGTCGTCCTCACGGGGTACGCGCTGGCCGACGACGGCGTCACGACGCTCCCGCTCGTCGTCGACCTGTTGCGGCGGAGCGACGCGCTCCCGACGGTGCCGCGGGCGACGCCCCTCGACGACCGGACGTGGCGACTCACCGTCGCGTTTGACGGGTCGCCGACGGGCCTGACGACGGTGTCCTGA
- a CDS encoding ABC transporter substrate-binding protein, with the protein MSDERSRRQFLLASGAVGAGTLLAGCTGGGGDDSTTDGGDAGGTDAATTDGTGTDASGTTESGDGTEESTTEGGSYSVSMEPVGEVQFDAVPETVAVYCPGYADMAVALGHGDAVATVGQKSRYYTSYYDDLSGVTVDKGSLTNMYQEGIDKELFYEVDADLHLVDPNWLMNNFDGWEQSDVDEITEQVAPFLGNTIFRRTDSWHDYRYYSMYEAFEKVGQMFDATDRFEAFSSFHDDVLSTVESNLPAESERPSALLTFGSGDEPDAFSPYRVSDKGTNKKQFHDLGIGDALEGSGIGGLSTNDRGQIDYETMAEVDPESILIRGHETKTEQEFQETVVAYMESHPVASELTAVQNGMVFRGGPIYEGPIQNLFLTERFAKAYYPDSFSGELFDRDELASVITG; encoded by the coding sequence ATGAGCGACGAGCGAAGTCGACGACAGTTCCTGCTCGCCAGCGGTGCGGTCGGTGCCGGTACACTGCTCGCCGGCTGTACGGGTGGCGGGGGCGACGACTCGACGACCGACGGAGGGGACGCCGGGGGAACGGACGCCGCGACGACCGACGGTACCGGGACCGACGCCAGCGGGACCACGGAGAGCGGCGACGGGACCGAGGAGTCGACCACCGAGGGCGGGTCGTACTCGGTGTCGATGGAACCGGTCGGCGAGGTCCAGTTCGACGCGGTCCCCGAGACGGTGGCCGTCTACTGCCCCGGCTACGCCGACATGGCCGTCGCGCTCGGTCACGGTGACGCCGTCGCGACGGTCGGGCAGAAGTCGCGCTACTACACGAGCTACTACGACGACCTCTCGGGCGTCACCGTCGACAAGGGGTCGTTGACGAACATGTACCAGGAGGGAATCGACAAGGAACTGTTCTACGAGGTCGACGCCGACCTCCACCTCGTCGACCCCAACTGGCTGATGAACAACTTCGACGGCTGGGAGCAGAGCGACGTCGACGAGATAACGGAGCAGGTCGCGCCGTTCCTGGGGAACACCATCTTCCGACGGACGGACTCCTGGCACGACTACCGGTACTACTCGATGTACGAGGCGTTCGAGAAGGTCGGGCAGATGTTCGACGCGACCGACCGCTTCGAGGCGTTCTCGTCGTTCCACGACGACGTGCTCTCGACCGTCGAGTCGAACCTCCCGGCGGAGAGCGAGCGGCCCAGTGCGCTGTTGACGTTCGGGTCCGGCGACGAACCCGACGCGTTCTCGCCGTACCGGGTCAGCGATAAGGGGACGAACAAGAAGCAGTTCCACGACCTCGGCATCGGCGACGCGCTGGAGGGGTCGGGCATCGGCGGCCTCTCGACGAACGACCGCGGCCAGATAGACTACGAGACGATGGCGGAGGTCGACCCCGAGTCCATCCTCATCCGAGGCCACGAGACGAAGACCGAACAGGAGTTCCAGGAGACGGTCGTCGCGTACATGGAATCGCACCCGGTCGCGAGCGAACTCACGGCGGTCCAGAACGGGATGGTGTTCCGTGGCGGTCCCATCTACGAGGGTCCCATCCAGAACCTGTTCCTCACCGAGCGGTTCGCCAAGGCGTACTACCCCGACAGCTTCTCCGGCGAACTGTTCGACCGCGACGAACTGGCGAGCGTCATCACCGGCTGA
- a CDS encoding IMP cyclohydrolase, translating to MYVGRFVVVGPGIGGYRVSSRSFPNRRVADRDGTLTVAPTPDAPPTDNPYVSYNCLRTVDRADGPVAVVGNGSHVDPVTEKLGLGYPARDALALSLLALDFEKDDYDTPRVAGVVGAETATVATVRRDGLVVREVDEPTLVATYEADDPEPFALDADDAAGAARELYDHEFEHAVCAAGVTVGAGGEGVDSAFVNE from the coding sequence ATGTACGTCGGTCGCTTCGTCGTCGTCGGTCCCGGCATCGGTGGGTATCGAGTCTCCTCGCGGTCGTTCCCGAACCGGCGGGTCGCCGACCGGGACGGGACGCTCACCGTCGCGCCCACGCCGGACGCGCCGCCCACGGACAACCCGTACGTCTCGTACAACTGCCTGCGGACCGTCGACCGGGCGGACGGCCCCGTGGCGGTCGTCGGCAACGGGTCGCACGTCGATCCCGTCACCGAGAAGCTCGGGCTGGGCTACCCCGCTCGCGACGCGCTAGCGCTCTCCCTGCTCGCGCTGGACTTCGAGAAGGACGACTACGACACGCCGCGGGTCGCCGGAGTCGTGGGGGCGGAGACGGCCACCGTCGCCACGGTCCGCCGGGATGGACTGGTCGTTCGAGAAGTCGACGAACCGACGCTCGTCGCCACCTACGAGGCCGACGACCCCGAACCGTTCGCCCTCGACGCCGACGACGCGGCGGGCGCTGCCCGCGAACTGTACGACCACGAGTTCGAACACGCGGTCTGCGCGGCGGGCGTCACGGTCGGCGCGGGCGGCGAGGGCGTCGACAGCGCGTTCGTCAACGAGTAG
- a CDS encoding FecCD family ABC transporter permease — MATDTDTAATRQDQGRVWLDGKLVTLCLGGTLVVVASLLVQVSFGTYSMSIPQAWGAVADPAVWTHPQVLLRFLLGEGLGDAVAGTLGLSTAEVDLPTATNIVWNIRLPRVFVAILVGMALAVSGAIFQAVTRNELASPFILGVSSGAGLAVLLTLVVFSSVSIAIPLGITTFVFDSTAMLPLTAALGGALAFAIVYAIAWKGGTSPVRLVLAGVIVSTVFQSLQTALFTFASDIGVVQQAIAWTTGSLTGVEWEQVRLALPGTFVAVVLSLALARQLNVLLLGESTARSLGMPVERMRFGLSAVAILAAAASIAVAGIVSFVGLIVPHVVRNIVGSDYRKLVVGCLFVGPALMCAADVGARLFFELAFNQPQQLHVGIVTGLIGGPYFLYLMRKQQTMGEL; from the coding sequence ATGGCGACTGACACCGACACTGCCGCGACCCGCCAGGACCAGGGGCGGGTGTGGCTCGACGGAAAACTGGTGACGCTCTGTCTCGGGGGGACGCTGGTCGTCGTGGCGAGTCTGCTCGTGCAGGTGAGTTTCGGGACGTACTCGATGAGCATCCCGCAGGCGTGGGGTGCGGTCGCCGACCCGGCCGTCTGGACGCACCCGCAGGTGCTCCTGCGGTTCCTGCTGGGGGAGGGGCTCGGCGACGCGGTGGCGGGGACGCTCGGTCTCTCGACGGCCGAGGTGGACCTGCCGACGGCGACGAACATCGTCTGGAACATCCGCCTGCCGCGCGTGTTCGTCGCCATCCTCGTCGGGATGGCGCTCGCGGTGTCGGGCGCTATCTTCCAGGCGGTCACGCGCAACGAACTCGCCAGCCCGTTCATCCTCGGCGTCTCCTCCGGTGCGGGACTGGCGGTGCTGCTCACACTCGTCGTCTTCTCCAGCGTCAGTATCGCCATCCCGCTGGGTATCACGACGTTCGTCTTCGACTCGACCGCGATGCTCCCGCTGACGGCGGCGCTGGGCGGCGCGCTGGCGTTCGCCATCGTCTACGCCATCGCGTGGAAGGGCGGGACGAGTCCGGTCCGGCTCGTCCTGGCGGGCGTCATCGTCTCGACGGTGTTCCAGTCGCTCCAGACGGCGCTGTTCACGTTCGCGAGCGACATCGGCGTCGTCCAGCAGGCCATCGCGTGGACGACGGGGTCGCTGACCGGCGTCGAGTGGGAGCAGGTCCGCCTCGCGCTCCCCGGAACGTTCGTCGCCGTCGTGCTGTCGCTCGCGCTCGCCCGGCAGTTGAACGTCCTCCTGCTCGGGGAGTCGACGGCCCGGTCGCTCGGGATGCCCGTCGAACGCATGCGCTTCGGGCTCTCGGCGGTCGCCATCCTCGCAGCGGCCGCCTCCATCGCCGTCGCGGGCATCGTCAGCTTCGTCGGCCTCATCGTCCCCCACGTCGTCCGCAACATCGTCGGGAGCGACTACCGGAAGCTCGTCGTCGGCTGTCTGTTCGTCGGTCCGGCGCTGATGTGCGCGGCCGACGTCGGCGCTCGGCTGTTCTTCGAACTCGCGTTCAACCAGCCCCAGCAGCTCCACGTCGGCATCGTCACGGGTCTCATCGGCGGGCCGTACTTCCTCTACCTCATGCGGAAACAGCAGACGATGGGTGAACTATGA
- a CDS encoding ABC transporter ATP-binding protein, with amino-acid sequence MSQDGPEHDGAAPDRSPATSATADGGDRTDDPVGESADEADVAARDGRSTGSHDEAAASAIVGEDLAIGYPTTETPVVECDRLDIPNGEITALVGPNGSGKSTLLKTLARELAPERGNVVLSGRDIQERSGKELARELGHLSQEHDSPSSITVEDLCYHGRYPYRGIFDSLSEDDDAAVERAMRLAGVEHLATTEVGQLSGGQRQLAWIAMVLAQDTDVLLLDEPTTFLDLHHQLRVLETLRTLNADEGVTVCVVLHDIAQAARFADYLIALRDGEPYDWGPPRQVVTEELLADVFRVDAAVRYTPEPEVVPRYALGEADDEASGQATSGGQSEGSAASESATDGPAAGE; translated from the coding sequence ATGAGTCAGGACGGGCCCGAACACGACGGCGCAGCCCCGGACCGTTCGCCGGCCACCTCCGCCACGGCGGACGGTGGCGACCGGACCGACGACCCCGTCGGAGAGTCGGCCGACGAAGCCGACGTCGCCGCCAGGGACGGCCGCTCGACGGGCAGCCACGACGAGGCCGCGGCCAGCGCCATCGTCGGCGAGGACCTCGCCATCGGCTACCCCACGACCGAGACGCCGGTCGTCGAGTGCGACCGACTCGACATCCCCAACGGGGAGATAACGGCGCTCGTCGGCCCGAACGGGTCCGGGAAGTCGACGCTGCTGAAGACGCTGGCGCGCGAACTCGCGCCCGAACGCGGGAACGTCGTCCTCAGTGGCCGGGACATCCAGGAGCGCTCGGGGAAGGAACTGGCCCGCGAACTGGGCCACCTCTCGCAGGAACACGACTCGCCGTCGTCGATCACCGTCGAGGACCTCTGTTACCACGGTCGGTACCCCTACCGCGGCATCTTCGACTCGCTGAGCGAGGACGACGACGCGGCCGTCGAGCGGGCGATGCGGCTGGCCGGCGTCGAACACCTCGCGACCACCGAGGTCGGCCAGTTGAGCGGCGGGCAGCGGCAACTCGCCTGGATCGCGATGGTGCTCGCCCAGGACACGGACGTGTTGCTCCTCGACGAACCGACGACGTTCCTCGACCTCCACCACCAGTTGCGGGTGCTGGAGACGCTCCGCACGCTCAACGCCGACGAGGGCGTGACGGTCTGCGTCGTCCTGCACGACATCGCCCAGGCCGCCCGCTTCGCCGACTACCTCATCGCGCTCCGCGACGGCGAACCGTACGACTGGGGACCGCCCCGGCAGGTCGTCACCGAGGAACTGCTCGCCGACGTGTTCCGCGTCGACGCCGCCGTCCGCTACACGCCCGAACCGGAGGTCGTCCCCCGGTACGCGCTCGGCGAGGCCGACGACGAGGCGTCCGGGCAGGCCACCAGCGGCGGCCAGTCCGAGGGGAGTGCTGCGAGCGAGTCCGCCACCGACGGGCCCGCTGCCGGCGAGTGA
- a CDS encoding SDR family oxidoreductase, with protein sequence MADTSVEEAMAKYGPSEITTDDLLTVPDPNFSSEHVALVTGAGNGIGRATALGLAANGLTVVGTDIDEEGLSEVEDTAEDLGLDGRFLGAPGDLTDDDEMRSVVDAASEEGSVRYLANIAGIQHIDAIADFPMEKYDQIHAIMLRAPLLLTKLCWPHFEEAGGGVVCNMASIHGHYVTRDKVAYNSMKFGLRGLTQSIAAEGEGSIRGFSVSPAYVKTELVAKQLPDTADARGITVDEAVTQVLLEQARTKEMMEPYEVANVCTFGLSKHGHYINAGDLLLDGGYTLTYD encoded by the coding sequence ATGGCCGACACGTCCGTCGAGGAAGCGATGGCGAAGTACGGACCCAGCGAGATAACCACCGACGACCTGCTGACGGTGCCCGACCCGAACTTCTCGTCGGAGCACGTCGCGCTGGTGACCGGCGCGGGCAACGGCATCGGCCGGGCGACGGCGCTCGGTCTCGCCGCCAACGGCCTCACCGTCGTCGGTACCGACATCGACGAGGAGGGGCTCTCGGAGGTCGAGGACACCGCCGAGGACCTCGGCCTCGACGGCCGATTCCTCGGCGCCCCGGGCGACCTGACCGACGACGACGAGATGCGGTCGGTCGTCGACGCGGCGAGCGAGGAGGGGTCGGTGCGCTACCTCGCCAACATCGCGGGCATCCAGCACATCGACGCCATCGCCGACTTCCCGATGGAGAAGTACGACCAGATCCACGCCATCATGCTCCGCGCGCCGCTCCTGCTGACGAAGCTCTGCTGGCCGCACTTCGAGGAGGCGGGCGGCGGCGTCGTCTGCAACATGGCCTCCATCCACGGTCACTACGTCACCCGCGACAAGGTGGCGTACAACTCCATGAAGTTCGGCCTCCGCGGCCTCACGCAGTCCATCGCCGCGGAGGGCGAGGGGTCGATTCGCGGGTTCTCGGTCAGCCCAGCCTACGTGAAGACCGAGCTCGTCGCCAAGCAGCTGCCCGACACCGCCGACGCCCGCGGCATCACCGTCGACGAGGCGGTGACGCAGGTGCTGCTCGAACAGGCCCGCACGAAGGAGATGATGGAACCGTACGAGGTGGCGAACGTCTGCACGTTCGGCCTCTCGAAGCACGGCCACTACATCAACGCGGGCGACCTGCTACTCGACGGCGGCTACACGCTCACCTACGACTGA